In one Actinomyces trachealis genomic region, the following are encoded:
- the metG gene encoding methionine--tRNA ligase codes for MTHILSAVAWPYANGPRHIGHVAGFGVPSDVFSRYMRMAGHDVLMVSGTDEHGTPILVAADEEGISARELADRNNRLIVEDLVALGLSYDLFTRTTAGNHYHVVQDMFRTVRDNGYMVEQVTRSAISPSTGRTLPDRYIEGTCPICGTDGARGDQCDACGNQLDPTELINPRSRINGEIPEFMESAHWFLDLPALAQALSTWLDEREESGSWRPNVIRFSQNILKEIRPRAMTRDIDWGIPVPGWEDQPTKRLYVWFDAVIGYLSASIEWARRTGDPQAWRHWWNDPQALSYYFMGKDNIVFHSQIWPAELLGYNGQGTKGGTAGELGVLNLPTEVVSSEFLTMEGKKFSSSHGIVIYVRDFLSRYQADALRYFISAAGPENADADFTWAEFVRRTNGELVAGWGNLVNRTASMIHKRFGQIPEPAELEDIDRTLLDAVAKGFDTVGDLIRHHHQKAALTEAMRLVGEANKYVADTEPFKLKSEEQQPRLRTVLHTLAQVVTDLNLMLTPFLPHAANDVNRVMGGSADIAPMPHIEEVAELDPQVLPDAFQGRESYPIITGDYTTTPTWGRHEVQVGTPVAKPAPVFVKLDETIVEEELARYADSRPNDVTGA; via the coding sequence ATGACCCACATCCTCTCCGCGGTCGCCTGGCCCTACGCCAACGGCCCCCGCCACATCGGACACGTCGCAGGCTTCGGCGTCCCCTCGGACGTCTTCTCCCGCTACATGCGCATGGCAGGCCACGACGTCCTCATGGTCTCGGGCACCGACGAGCACGGCACCCCCATCCTGGTGGCCGCCGACGAGGAGGGCATCAGCGCCCGCGAGTTGGCGGACCGCAACAACCGCCTGATCGTCGAGGATCTGGTGGCTCTCGGCCTGTCTTACGACCTGTTCACCCGCACTACCGCAGGCAACCACTACCACGTGGTGCAGGACATGTTCCGCACCGTGCGGGATAACGGCTACATGGTGGAGCAGGTCACCCGCTCCGCCATCAGTCCCTCCACCGGCCGCACCCTGCCCGACCGCTATATCGAGGGTACCTGCCCCATCTGTGGCACCGACGGCGCCCGCGGCGACCAGTGCGACGCCTGCGGCAACCAGCTTGACCCCACCGAGCTGATCAACCCCCGCTCCCGCATCAACGGGGAGATCCCCGAGTTCATGGAGTCGGCGCACTGGTTCCTGGACCTGCCCGCCCTGGCCCAGGCCCTGTCCACCTGGCTCGACGAGCGCGAGGAATCCGGCTCCTGGCGGCCCAACGTCATCCGCTTCTCCCAGAACATCCTCAAGGAGATCCGCCCCCGCGCCATGACGCGCGACATTGACTGGGGCATCCCCGTGCCCGGCTGGGAGGACCAGCCCACCAAGCGCCTGTACGTGTGGTTCGACGCCGTCATCGGCTACCTGTCGGCCTCCATCGAGTGGGCCCGCCGCACCGGGGACCCGCAGGCCTGGCGCCACTGGTGGAACGACCCGCAGGCCCTGTCCTACTACTTCATGGGCAAGGACAACATCGTCTTCCACTCCCAGATCTGGCCCGCCGAGCTGCTCGGCTACAACGGCCAGGGCACCAAGGGCGGCACCGCCGGTGAGCTGGGCGTGCTTAACCTGCCCACCGAGGTCGTCTCCAGCGAGTTCCTAACCATGGAGGGCAAGAAGTTCTCCTCCAGCCACGGCATCGTGATCTACGTGCGCGACTTCCTGTCCCGCTACCAGGCCGACGCTCTGCGCTACTTCATCTCCGCCGCTGGTCCGGAGAACGCCGACGCCGACTTCACTTGGGCAGAGTTCGTGCGCCGCACCAACGGGGAGCTGGTCGCCGGCTGGGGCAACCTGGTCAACCGCACCGCCAGCATGATCCACAAGCGCTTCGGGCAGATCCCCGAACCAGCCGAGCTGGAAGATATCGACCGCACCCTCCTGGATGCCGTCGCCAAAGGCTTCGATACCGTCGGTGATCTGATCCGTCACCACCACCAGAAGGCTGCCCTTACGGAGGCCATGCGCCTGGTAGGCGAGGCCAACAAGTACGTGGCCGACACCGAGCCCTTCAAGCTCAAGAGCGAGGAGCAGCAGCCGCGTCTGCGAACCGTGCTGCACACCCTCGCACAGGTGGTCACGGACCTGAACCTCATGCTCACGCCCTTCCTGCCGCACGCCGCCAACGACGTAAACCGCGTCATGGGTGGCTCCGCAGACATCGCCCCCATGCCGCATATTGAGGAGGTGGCCGAGCTGGATCCCCAGGTGCTGCCCGATGCCTTTCAGGGCCGCGAGAGCTACCCGATCATCACCGGTGACTACACGACCACCCCCACCTGGGGCCGCCACGAGGTACAGGTGGGCACGCCGGTGGCCAAGCCTGCCCCGGTCTTCGTCAAACTGGACGAGACCATCGTCGAGGAGGAGCTGGCCCGTTACGCCGACTCACGCCCCAACGACGTCACTGGCGCCTGA
- a CDS encoding dolichyl-phosphate-mannose--protein mannosyltransferase, which yields MSASANTTGSDGVAAVDLAEAAAAAEGAPAMVGRSEDGLRKALHLRPLNSMPSLLSKRVGWAVTVLVTTLAAVLRLVGLSHPKGLMFDEIYYIKDAYALWHNGYESQWRDGADKLFAAGDFSALTDKPAFIVHPQLGKWLIALGMQLLGTGPVGWRFAAAIAGTLTVLLLIRLTLRLTRSVTLAGVAGLLLSIDGVGLTESRIGLLDVFIGLFALLSLYFLVRDREWTRARIARQLAGSGPGQRPRVGWFRPWLLACGLSLGLTCSIKWSGVYLLAVVGILVVVWDFTALRSVGAAGFWPRWIVGAVVDFVHLVVVSVLVYVGGWWSWFTHPGAYNHGWAAGKRAAQGTVPRAWLPDALNDWIEYHLVMWHFHVNLDSDHPYKSSPEFWLIQQRPTSFYWPGEDGLREMGQEHACGVSKCVQAITSVGNIPIWWSAIVALVVVLGVLVIAQRDWRAWVPLAGYLGLYAPWFLYRNRTIFTFYTVAFVPEVVLMLVLALGLASGLMGALPGSSYGARAWSAPRWLSHQPSRIPILKRSAPVPSVTNRPRFDETSGDGTVIVPPPREARPADAVAVAEAGSEEQVHVIGVLLIILVVTLAVVFAVLWWPLWTGRTITYDFWYWHMWFPSWI from the coding sequence ATGAGCGCTTCTGCTAACACCACCGGGAGCGACGGCGTCGCCGCTGTTGATCTAGCCGAAGCAGCCGCCGCGGCAGAGGGGGCTCCAGCCATGGTGGGGCGCAGTGAGGACGGCCTACGCAAGGCGCTGCACCTGCGGCCTTTGAACTCGATGCCGTCCCTGTTGAGCAAGCGCGTGGGCTGGGCGGTCACGGTGCTGGTGACCACCTTGGCGGCTGTGCTGCGGCTGGTTGGGCTAAGCCACCCCAAGGGCCTCATGTTTGACGAGATCTACTACATCAAAGATGCCTACGCCCTGTGGCACAACGGCTACGAGTCACAGTGGCGTGATGGGGCTGACAAGCTCTTTGCTGCAGGTGACTTCTCTGCCTTGACGGATAAACCTGCGTTCATCGTGCACCCACAGTTGGGCAAGTGGCTGATCGCTTTGGGTATGCAGTTGCTGGGTACCGGCCCAGTCGGTTGGCGTTTTGCTGCTGCTATCGCTGGCACTTTGACGGTGCTGCTGCTGATTCGCTTGACCCTGCGGCTCACCCGCTCTGTGACGCTGGCGGGGGTGGCGGGTCTGCTGTTGTCTATCGATGGCGTCGGCCTGACCGAGTCACGTATCGGCTTGTTGGATGTGTTTATTGGGCTGTTTGCCCTCTTGAGCTTGTACTTTCTGGTGCGGGACCGGGAGTGGACCCGGGCGCGAATCGCCCGCCAGTTGGCGGGGAGTGGGCCTGGTCAGCGTCCACGGGTGGGCTGGTTCCGGCCGTGGTTGCTGGCGTGTGGCCTGAGCCTGGGGCTGACCTGCTCGATCAAGTGGTCGGGTGTCTATCTGCTGGCGGTTGTGGGAATCCTGGTGGTTGTTTGGGACTTCACGGCGCTGCGCAGTGTGGGTGCGGCCGGTTTCTGGCCTAGGTGGATCGTTGGTGCGGTGGTGGATTTTGTGCACCTGGTGGTGGTTTCAGTACTGGTCTACGTGGGTGGTTGGTGGTCCTGGTTCACGCACCCGGGCGCCTACAACCACGGTTGGGCGGCCGGGAAGCGTGCCGCTCAGGGCACGGTGCCGCGGGCTTGGCTGCCTGATGCGCTTAATGACTGGATTGAGTACCACTTGGTTATGTGGCACTTCCATGTGAATCTCGATTCGGACCACCCTTACAAGTCGTCTCCGGAGTTCTGGCTTATCCAGCAGCGTCCGACGTCTTTCTACTGGCCTGGGGAGGATGGGCTGAGGGAGATGGGTCAGGAGCATGCCTGTGGCGTCAGTAAGTGCGTGCAGGCTATTACCTCTGTTGGTAATATCCCGATCTGGTGGTCTGCGATCGTCGCGCTGGTTGTGGTGCTTGGTGTACTGGTGATCGCGCAGCGCGACTGGCGGGCGTGGGTGCCGTTGGCTGGCTACCTGGGCTTGTACGCACCCTGGTTCTTATACCGCAACCGCACCATCTTCACTTTCTATACGGTGGCCTTTGTGCCTGAGGTGGTGCTCATGCTGGTGCTGGCGCTCGGGCTGGCTTCGGGGCTGATGGGGGCTTTGCCTGGCAGCAGCTATGGGGCGCGTGCTTGGAGTGCACCTCGTTGGCTTAGTCACCAGCCCTCGCGGATTCCTATCCTCAAGCGGTCTGCACCTGTGCCCAGTGTCACTAACCGGCCACGTTTCGATGAGACCAGCGGTGACGGTACGGTCATTGTCCCGCCCCCACGCGAAGCGCGGCCTGCTGACGCTGTTGCCGTCGCGGAGGCAGGGTCTGAGGAGCAGGTACACGTGATTGGTGTATTGCTGATCATTTTGGTTGTGACGCTCGCGGTGGTCTTTGCGGTGCTGTGGTGGCCGTTGTGGACCGGCCGCACCATTACCTACGATTTTTGGTACTGGCACATGTGGTTCCCCAGCTGGATCTGA
- a CDS encoding 5-formyltetrahydrofolate cyclo-ligase — protein MTAAPALPDTSWLENADAKDRLRQVLREHRRRHHRHPSRGHNQACEALTEHALEAIGTAQTVTCYVSAGDEPCTWPLLEQLQRQGVRVLLPVLGPRLSRAWGWFKGIDDLAQRAPRRPPEPSGEPLDAETIALAEAVLVPALAIDPNGNRLGQGGGWYDRMLPLVSPGATIFGLVHPEELVRTAVPVEEHDCRVDAVITAESWFLLQGSSFTLRGA, from the coding sequence ATGACCGCTGCCCCCGCACTGCCCGACACCTCCTGGCTGGAAAATGCGGATGCCAAGGACCGCCTCCGTCAGGTGCTGCGCGAGCACAGGCGGCGTCACCACCGCCACCCGAGCCGGGGTCATAACCAGGCCTGCGAGGCCCTCACCGAGCATGCCCTGGAGGCGATCGGCACTGCCCAAACCGTGACCTGCTACGTCTCCGCCGGGGATGAGCCCTGCACCTGGCCACTGCTGGAACAGTTGCAGAGGCAAGGCGTGCGGGTGCTGCTGCCTGTTCTCGGGCCACGACTGTCCCGCGCTTGGGGCTGGTTCAAGGGGATCGATGACCTAGCGCAACGGGCACCCCGCCGCCCCCCGGAGCCCAGTGGCGAGCCCCTGGATGCGGAGACGATCGCCCTGGCTGAGGCCGTGCTGGTGCCAGCCCTGGCGATCGACCCGAACGGGAACCGGCTAGGTCAGGGCGGCGGCTGGTATGACCGGATGCTGCCGCTGGTCTCCCCAGGGGCCACCATCTTTGGATTGGTGCACCCCGAGGAGTTGGTGCGTACTGCCGTGCCGGTGGAGGAGCATGACTGCCGCGTGGACGCGGTCATCACCGCCGAGTCCTGGTTCCTGCTGCAAGGCTCAAGCTTCACGTTGCGCGGCGCCTGA
- a CDS encoding TatD family hydrolase, with protein MSRKHRDRSWLPADAVAPLKVPVVDNHTHLPVLGVEENGPGSEAPLDAVELVARAAAVGVDGIITSACEILTWHGSIAMAKALPGVRVALAIHPNEAVLHGGVQEIGPDGLEPKVGPHHATPLDEAIAQLEALMLANKDVVVAVGETGLDYFRTGERGREAQREAFRAHIALAKELNLPLQIHDRDAHEDCVEVLLADGAPVRTVFHCFSGDLELARACAEHDWYASIAGPITYPANNSLREAVRELPDELLLVETDAPYLPPVPWRGRPNGSYMLPETVRFLAGVRGLAEEDMCALLNSNTTAVYGSWRTA; from the coding sequence GTGAGCCGCAAGCACCGCGACCGCTCCTGGCTACCCGCCGACGCCGTCGCCCCCCTGAAGGTCCCGGTGGTGGATAACCACACACATCTGCCGGTACTCGGAGTGGAGGAGAACGGGCCCGGCTCCGAGGCGCCCCTGGACGCCGTTGAACTGGTGGCGCGCGCTGCCGCCGTCGGCGTGGACGGCATCATCACCTCCGCCTGCGAGATCCTCACCTGGCACGGCAGTATCGCGATGGCCAAAGCGCTGCCGGGAGTGCGGGTGGCGCTGGCCATCCACCCCAATGAGGCAGTGCTGCACGGTGGCGTGCAGGAGATTGGCCCCGACGGGTTGGAGCCCAAAGTGGGGCCGCACCACGCGACGCCCCTGGATGAGGCCATAGCCCAACTGGAGGCGCTGATGCTGGCCAACAAGGACGTGGTGGTGGCTGTGGGAGAGACCGGCCTGGACTATTTCCGCACCGGTGAGCGTGGCCGCGAGGCGCAGCGTGAGGCCTTCCGGGCACACATCGCCCTGGCCAAGGAACTGAACCTGCCCCTGCAGATCCATGACCGTGACGCCCATGAGGACTGCGTGGAGGTGTTGCTGGCCGACGGCGCCCCCGTGCGCACCGTTTTCCACTGCTTCAGTGGAGACCTCGAGCTGGCACGTGCCTGCGCCGAGCACGACTGGTACGCCTCAATCGCGGGTCCTATCACCTACCCAGCCAATAACAGTTTGCGTGAAGCGGTGCGAGAACTTCCCGATGAGTTGCTGCTGGTGGAGACCGACGCCCCCTACCTGCCGCCAGTGCCCTGGCGTGGCCGCCCCAATGGTTCGTACATGCTGCCTGAAACGGTGCGGTTCCTGGCTGGGGTTAGGGGGCTAGCAGAAGAAGATATGTGTGCGCTTCTGAACAGCAACACAACTGCCGTGTACGGCTCCTGGCGAACGGCATGA
- the rsmI gene encoding 16S rRNA (cytidine(1402)-2'-O)-methyltransferase encodes MTNSDRFPHSEAPQPTDTTAIPRKGAITLAATPIGNTYDASPRLLAALQHADVVAAEDTRRALALASRLGVRIGGQLIAMHEHNERQRAPELITAAQAGQSVVLVTDAGMPSVSDPGYRVVEAALTAAVPVTVAPGPSAVLTALTLSGLASDRFCFEGFLPRRPGEQEHRLAALASEPRTMVFFESPRRVHQTLLRMAEALGEERAAAMCRELTKTYEEVRRATLGELAVSTETEVRGEVVLVVAGATAAAVSPEVAAQEALNLTADGMRLKEAAAQVARETGLRTNDVYRAAIAARS; translated from the coding sequence ATGACGAACAGCGATCGTTTTCCGCACAGTGAAGCTCCGCAGCCAACCGACACGACCGCAATACCCCGCAAAGGCGCCATCACCCTGGCCGCAACCCCGATCGGCAACACCTACGACGCCTCGCCACGCCTCCTGGCAGCACTGCAGCACGCCGACGTCGTCGCTGCGGAAGACACCAGGAGAGCGCTGGCCCTTGCCAGCCGCCTGGGGGTGCGCATAGGCGGGCAACTGATCGCTATGCACGAGCACAATGAGCGTCAACGCGCCCCCGAACTCATCACTGCCGCCCAGGCAGGACAGTCCGTTGTGCTGGTGACCGACGCCGGGATGCCCTCCGTCTCCGACCCCGGCTACCGCGTGGTCGAGGCCGCGCTGACGGCGGCCGTGCCGGTGACTGTCGCCCCCGGCCCCTCCGCCGTGCTCACGGCGCTGACGCTCTCCGGTCTGGCCTCTGACCGCTTCTGCTTTGAAGGCTTCCTGCCCCGGCGGCCCGGTGAACAGGAGCACCGACTGGCCGCACTGGCCAGCGAGCCGCGCACGATGGTGTTCTTTGAGTCGCCACGGCGGGTACACCAAACCCTGCTGCGTATGGCAGAGGCGCTGGGGGAGGAACGGGCGGCAGCCATGTGCCGCGAACTGACCAAGACCTATGAGGAAGTCCGCCGCGCCACCCTGGGTGAGCTGGCCGTGAGCACAGAGACAGAGGTCCGCGGCGAAGTGGTCTTAGTGGTCGCCGGAGCCACCGCCGCCGCCGTCTCCCCGGAAGTTGCCGCACAGGAGGCTCTGAACCTGACAGCCGACGGGATGCGTCTCAAAGAAGCCGCAGCACAAGTAGCGCGGGAGACCGGTTTGCGCACCAACGACGTCTACCGGGCAGCTATCGCAGCCCGAAGCTAG
- a CDS encoding SAF domain-containing protein, giving the protein MLVLTHRVKAGQSIDASALRRSTVPESAVPSAGLADESAIGQRAAISLEKGTVLTTSMTSGQAAADLSENERLIEVPVGIGAELATPGACVDVVAAGNNGQTGETTSKVVGSNLRVVSTRHQMEEGVWSKGTSVTLISLAVPQQTASLVVGAASDKPLSIMLSH; this is encoded by the coding sequence GTGCTGGTGCTGACCCACCGTGTGAAGGCAGGCCAGAGCATTGACGCCTCAGCCCTAAGACGCAGCACCGTTCCTGAATCCGCTGTGCCTTCCGCAGGTCTGGCCGATGAGAGCGCAATCGGTCAGCGCGCCGCAATCAGCCTGGAGAAAGGCACCGTGCTCACCACCTCAATGACCAGTGGCCAGGCGGCAGCCGACCTGTCTGAAAACGAGCGTCTTATTGAAGTACCTGTAGGAATCGGCGCGGAACTCGCCACGCCTGGGGCTTGCGTGGATGTCGTGGCCGCGGGCAACAATGGACAAACAGGGGAAACAACCTCAAAGGTGGTCGGCAGCAACCTGCGGGTGGTTAGCACACGACACCAAATGGAGGAAGGCGTCTGGAGTAAAGGGACGAGTGTCACACTAATCAGTCTTGCTGTCCCACAGCAGACCGCTAGCCTTGTAGTCGGCGCGGCCTCAGACAAGCCGCTCAGTATCATGCTGAGCCATTAA
- the glp gene encoding gephyrin-like molybdotransferase Glp, translating into MRSVAEHLTACLEIAQAADPLDVPLPDAVGCVLAEDVVASTDLPELDLAGQDGYAVRTAEVAELGPGRYLKVQDAVRAGDVRPVSLVKGAAVLIDSGAPLPRGADAVVPWQDTDRGTSQVRIDKVPTAHQNLRPRAGELEAGQAILKRGARLSARQVGLLAAMGLARVCVHPAPRVVVISIGNELVEPGTRRPLGDVYDANGHALASAVRDVGGRAFRVAPVPDDVHSLTEAIEDQLVRADVIITSGGLSVGQSDTVKSVLAPLGTVRFDQVQISPGRQLGVGTVGDGTPIFCLPGEPAAALICYEAFVRPVLRQIAGWAGLHRSSVPAVVSQGWESPRGLRQFLPVRVAGSPTSGYKAEPMGTGLHSLARSNALAVVAEEVVAVTAGTTLACLLLDS; encoded by the coding sequence ATGAGAAGTGTCGCCGAGCACTTGACGGCCTGCCTGGAGATCGCTCAGGCTGCAGATCCGCTGGATGTGCCGCTTCCTGACGCCGTCGGCTGTGTGCTGGCTGAGGACGTCGTTGCCTCTACAGATCTGCCCGAACTCGACCTGGCGGGCCAGGACGGGTACGCGGTCCGCACTGCGGAAGTGGCCGAACTTGGGCCAGGCCGTTACCTGAAGGTTCAAGACGCGGTTCGGGCCGGTGACGTCCGGCCGGTGTCTCTGGTCAAAGGCGCCGCAGTGCTCATTGACTCAGGTGCCCCCTTGCCGCGCGGTGCCGACGCCGTCGTGCCCTGGCAGGACACGGACCGTGGCACCTCCCAGGTGCGCATTGACAAGGTGCCGACGGCGCACCAGAACCTGCGCCCTCGGGCCGGTGAGCTGGAGGCAGGGCAGGCTATCCTCAAGCGTGGTGCGCGCCTGAGTGCACGCCAGGTGGGCCTGCTGGCGGCCATGGGGCTGGCGCGCGTCTGTGTACACCCGGCGCCACGCGTCGTGGTGATCTCGATCGGTAACGAGCTGGTGGAGCCTGGCACGCGCAGGCCGCTGGGTGACGTCTACGACGCGAACGGGCACGCGCTAGCCTCAGCGGTGCGCGATGTTGGCGGTCGTGCCTTCCGCGTCGCACCGGTGCCTGATGACGTGCACTCCTTGACTGAGGCCATTGAGGACCAGCTGGTGCGTGCCGACGTCATCATCACTTCCGGTGGCCTGTCCGTGGGGCAGAGCGACACCGTAAAGTCCGTGCTGGCGCCGCTGGGAACCGTCCGTTTTGACCAGGTGCAGATATCTCCAGGGCGTCAGCTTGGTGTGGGCACGGTGGGGGACGGCACCCCGATTTTCTGCTTGCCGGGTGAGCCTGCTGCGGCCCTGATCTGTTATGAGGCCTTCGTGCGTCCGGTGCTACGGCAGATTGCCGGTTGGGCGGGGTTGCACCGTTCGTCTGTGCCCGCCGTGGTCTCTCAGGGTTGGGAGTCCCCACGGGGCTTGCGTCAGTTCCTGCCGGTGCGGGTGGCTGGCTCGCCAACGTCGGGCTATAAGGCTGAGCCGATGGGGACGGGTCTGCACTCTCTGGCACGCTCGAACGCGCTGGCGGTGGTGGCTGAGGAAGTCGTAGCGGTGACTGCTGGGACTACCTTGGCCTGCCTACTGCTGGACTCCTGA
- a CDS encoding ABC transporter transmembrane domain-containing protein, with amino-acid sequence MRNDVAAKVIGAKLERIESVQTGELTSALGADTAQLRGILSQGIVEIIVQSLTLLGALVMMFVLDWVLAVVVILAVLLLVASGVLLGSRTRPAAEAVQDAVGEMSASFGRVLGGIRTVKAFAGEQFPFRSQQIRRAAVACEWLN; translated from the coding sequence ATTCGGAATGATGTCGCTGCCAAAGTAATCGGTGCGAAGCTTGAAAGAATTGAGTCGGTCCAAACTGGAGAGTTGACCTCCGCGCTTGGGGCTGACACTGCACAGTTGCGAGGAATCCTGAGCCAAGGAATTGTCGAGATCATCGTGCAATCCTTAACTCTGCTGGGCGCTCTCGTCATGATGTTTGTTCTGGACTGGGTACTCGCTGTCGTTGTCATCTTGGCGGTCTTGCTCTTGGTTGCTTCGGGTGTTCTACTCGGATCCCGTACCCGTCCCGCCGCCGAAGCGGTACAAGATGCGGTGGGAGAAATGTCAGCAAGTTTTGGACGCGTATTGGGCGGTATTCGCACGGTCAAGGCGTTCGCCGGTGAGCAATTTCCGTTCAGGTCGCAGCAGATTCGGCGCGCCGCAGTGGCTTGCGAGTGGCTAAATTGA
- a CDS encoding transcriptional regulator, translated as MAAGASEGSGGGSVRRRRVVALSAQDAERVSRGELTQEQAEGQRRRGLDALTEAHARGGGVLGGGDGDEHANDARLLAEVPPHWQ; from the coding sequence ATGGCTGCGGGTGCTAGTGAGGGTTCTGGCGGCGGCTCCGTGAGGCGCCGCCGGGTGGTGGCCCTATCCGCTCAGGACGCCGAGCGGGTGTCCCGGGGGGAGCTGACGCAGGAGCAGGCTGAGGGGCAGCGGCGTCGTGGGCTAGATGCGTTGACGGAGGCGCATGCCCGTGGCGGCGGTGTGTTGGGTGGCGGTGACGGAGATGAGCACGCCAATGACGCGCGCCTGCTGGCGGAGGTGCCGCCCCACTGGCAGTAG
- a CDS encoding ATP-binding cassette domain-containing protein translates to MEKLSEVGLGNVSKRRIKGFSLGMKQRLRIATALLTDPSVLILDEPVNGLDPEGILWLRVLLQDFAASGGTVLITSHLMKELEQLASSFVFLRKGIVVEQLERQELRGKYASLEEAYFRINPARNER, encoded by the coding sequence TTGGAGAAGCTCTCTGAGGTTGGGTTGGGCAACGTGTCCAAGAGGAGGATTAAGGGGTTCTCACTCGGGATGAAACAACGGTTGCGTATTGCGACTGCTCTTCTGACTGACCCGAGTGTATTGATCCTGGATGAACCGGTCAACGGTCTCGATCCTGAGGGCATTTTGTGGTTGCGAGTCCTCCTCCAAGACTTCGCTGCTTCCGGCGGCACTGTTCTCATTACGAGCCATCTGATGAAGGAGCTTGAGCAGTTGGCCAGTTCCTTTGTCTTCCTGCGAAAGGGAATTGTAGTCGAGCAGCTGGAGCGTCAGGAGCTACGTGGTAAATATGCGTCTCTCGAAGAAGCCTACTTTCGGATTAATCCTGCACGGAACGAGAGGTGA
- a CDS encoding GNAT family N-acetyltransferase yields MSGWLSRVLAESRFEWPVELTEARLELRGLCRGVDVVRLRPLRTGDAAAWRALRVAEEGRLARWDATLPPGCGEGELSFAVYVRGLRRQARAGTAMPFAIEADGDFAGQVSVEPIVWGSMRSATLGYWLGSRWEGRGVMTLCVAMLLDYLLGPEVGLHRVEVNIRPENGPSLAVVRKLVLREEGMRLRYMHVAGRWADHRSFAATAEELGVGYVHRLEDRLEERAVPPVGGEHTPA; encoded by the coding sequence ATGAGCGGATGGCTGTCTCGTGTCCTGGCGGAGTCGCGCTTTGAGTGGCCGGTGGAGCTGACCGAAGCTCGCCTGGAGTTGCGCGGTCTGTGCCGTGGGGTTGACGTCGTGCGTCTGCGGCCGCTGCGGACTGGGGACGCTGCCGCATGGCGAGCCTTGCGTGTGGCTGAGGAGGGCCGCCTGGCCAGGTGGGATGCGACCTTGCCGCCGGGCTGTGGTGAGGGGGAGCTTTCTTTCGCTGTCTATGTGCGCGGCCTGCGCCGTCAGGCTCGCGCAGGAACAGCCATGCCTTTCGCGATTGAGGCTGACGGGGACTTCGCGGGCCAGGTTTCGGTGGAGCCGATTGTGTGGGGCTCCATGCGCTCAGCGACCTTGGGGTATTGGCTGGGTTCGCGTTGGGAGGGTCGTGGTGTCATGACCTTGTGTGTGGCGATGCTGCTGGACTATCTGCTGGGCCCGGAGGTGGGGCTGCACCGGGTGGAGGTGAATATCCGCCCTGAGAACGGGCCTAGCCTGGCGGTGGTGCGCAAACTGGTGCTGCGCGAGGAGGGGATGCGGCTGCGGTACATGCATGTGGCTGGCCGCTGGGCTGACCACCGTTCCTTTGCGGCGACGGCGGAGGAGCTCGGCGTCGGTTACGTGCATCGTCTTGAGGATCGCCTTGAGGAGCGTGCTGTGCCGCCAGTGGGTGGCGAGCACACCCCGGCCTGA
- the mscL gene encoding large conductance mechanosensitive channel protein MscL, which translates to MLKGFKEFISRGNAIDLAVGVIIGAAFKTIVDALVEKVINPLIGGIFGKPNFDSVGAFQINGAEVMPGAILTAIINFLLIAFALYFFLVVPMNKLNSKKKEEAPAEPSDEVKLLTEIRDSLAR; encoded by the coding sequence ATGCTCAAGGGCTTCAAGGAATTCATCTCCCGAGGCAACGCTATCGACCTAGCTGTTGGTGTCATCATCGGTGCCGCCTTCAAGACAATCGTCGACGCTCTCGTCGAGAAGGTCATTAACCCCCTCATCGGTGGCATCTTCGGCAAGCCCAACTTCGACTCCGTCGGAGCCTTCCAAATCAACGGTGCTGAGGTGATGCCCGGCGCGATCCTCACCGCTATCATCAACTTCCTGCTCATCGCCTTCGCCCTGTACTTCTTCCTGGTTGTTCCGATGAACAAGCTGAACTCCAAGAAGAAGGAGGAGGCTCCCGCCGAGCCTTCCGACGAGGTCAAGCTCCTCACCGAGATCCGCGACTCTCTGGCCCGCTGA